Genomic segment of Trichoderma breve strain T069 chromosome 7 map unlocalized scaffold00007, whole genome shotgun sequence:
CTAGatacttttgtttttgcaaTTTTTGGTCGCGTCGCGAGAAGTTGAACCAGTAACAAGATTTAACAGCGTAACATCGAGCGGCAGAACATGTTTCTTGATCATTGGTATCGCTTCAATCACTCTTAACGGAATACGCGGCCTCTATTATGTGGAGCGAGACAGGCATTTTATCACTTCAATCTTGATATGGATTCAAATTGGTGCGGCTGTCGCTTTGATCGGAACAATCGCTTCCATCAAACGTCGCCCAGATGTGTTTGGCCCAGATGGAAGAGTCGTCGACTCACAGAGGACACTCAGTCTTTGGTCTAGATATAGCTTCGACTGGCCTATGAATGTGCTTCGGGCAGCAGCCTCGGAAAAGTTTGAGAATTCTAATCTACCCGCAATGGACTACACGGTTAGATCAGAAAATGCTACTGCAAGCTTCAAggacatcatcttcaagggTGATCGCCTTCCGCTATGGGCGCACATTATGTGGAAGTTTCGGTGGCGGTTCATTTGGATGTGGGgagctcttcttttcacAAACTTCTTTGACGTCGCTCCCGCCTTTGCGAACTTGCAACTACTTCGTCACCTCGAGACTCGCGAACATTTCGACATTATTGATCCCGTCGCGTGGAAATGGGTTGCTGCAATTGTTGGTGCTACGATAAGCTCGCGCTTGGTCGACTCCAGAGTCATGTGGTCTGAGACGGCCGACATTGTTGTCCCGATGAGATCAACTTTAACCGGAATGATGTACGAAAAATTGATGAAAATGGAGGATTCGCTTCATATCCCCAAGGAAGAGTCTTCGGATCCAGACGCGAAGAAGGCCGATGATGGAAATgagcaagagcagcaacCAAACATGAGATCACAGCAGGACATCGTCAACATGTTCTCAGTCGACTGCGACGCGATCGCAAGATTTGGATCTCAGAGTGGGCAATATGTAAACTGCGGAGGACAATTCACCATAATtaccatcttcttgctgtACCTTGTCGGTTGGCAAAGCCTGTGCGCTGGAATGTTGGGAATTTTGGTCCTCTTTCCGATCAACAGAGCTCTTGCTTCACGATACGGCGGCAACCAAAAGATTCTCATGAAGCTTCGTGACAAAAGGTCTACGATAATTACAGAGGCTCTTCAGGGAATCCGACAGATCAAGTTCTCCGCAATCGAAACTCAGTGGAcggagaagattgagaatATTCGTGAAGAGGAGCTTTCGATGCTCTGGAGGACGAGAATCAACAACATTTACATGGCGATTGCTTCAGAATTTACTCCCATTGTCTTGACGTCGCTTTCTTTGGCCACCTATTCATACATCAACGGGACACTGCTGCCATCAGTCGCTTTTACCGCCATTACTCTATTCATGTTCCTCGAAGGAATCGTGGGTCATATTCCGCTGTTGTTGGTTACGGCCATTAATGCCAAGGTGAGCTGTGACAGAATCGATAAGTTCTTTCGCGCCCCGAACAAAACGGAGAATGTCCATCCGGGCCCTGCAGTATCATTCCACGATGCGACCGTCACGTTTCCATTTGGTTCTGAAGATCCCACCGACGACCGCTTTGCTCTGCGCAAGATCAACCTTGACTTTCCCAATGGCTGCCTAAGCGTTATTTCCGGACCGACTGGATCTGGAAAATCACTCCTCCTTTCAGCCATTTTAGGCGAGGCAGAGGTCTTGAGTGGTTATATTCAAGCCCCAAAAGCCCCTGCTCCAGAGCAACGATTTGATAGCAAGGCGACGGCTGCTAATTGGATCCTTCCTACGGCTGTTTGCTTTATTTCTCAGACTCCATGGATTGAAAACGCTACCATCAAGAACAACGTCCTCTTTGGCCTCCCATTTGACCCTATTCGATACGAGAAAGTCCTTGACGCTTGTGCTCTATCCCGAGATCTCAGCCTGTTTGAAGACGGTGATGAAACTGAGGTTGGAGCTCAAGGAGTGACTCTGAGTGGTGGACAGAAGTGGCGACTGACTCTAGCACGAGCACTTTACTCAAGGGCCGGTATTATGATTATCGACGATGTCTTTAGCGCTCTTGACGCGCATGTTGGAAAGCATGTCTTTGCAAACGCACTTCTCGGTGAGCTTGCGAAGGGTAGAACTCGAATTCTGGTCACTCACCATTCGTCACTATGCCTTCCGCGTGCTGACTACGCTGTGCATCTCGTCAATGGAGTTGTCGAACACTCTGGCTCAGTAGAGGAACTGCGACGCACTGGTATCCTGGAGCACATAATTGAAGCagatgaggctgaagaagctcacAGAGATGTTAATGCAAAATCGACAGGACAGCTTGCCACAACCCCGGCGCTGGATTCGACACCCAAGGCTAAGGCGGCTCCAAAGAGACTTGTTGAAGACGAGAAGCGAGAGGTTGGTAGAGTCAAAACAGCCGTCTATGCTGGATACCTCAAAGCCTTCAGCGGAATCCCTTTCTGGTCTTTTCTTATACTTCTATTCGCTATCGCACAGAGTCTCACCCTTGGCCGTACGTATTGGATCAAAATATGGGCCAGTTCATATGAGCAAGTCGACAACACTATGCATGTCATGGTCTATCAATATAAGAAGACGCTGCAGACACAATTCTTCAGCCAGCCCATGGACTATGCGAACACGACAAATGCGGCTACGAGCTTTCAAGGCGAGACTCAGGCTAGAAGCCTCTGGTTCTATCTTGGAGTATACTGCTTAATATCGACAATCTCCGTGTTGATATCCGTCAGTCGTCTCTACTGTGTCTATACCGGCTCACTCCGTGCATCGCGGAAGATTTTCCAGGGCATTTTGCGCAGCGTGCTTCGAGCACCCCTCCGATGGCTAGATACTGTGCCGACTGGAAGAATTCTGAATAGGTTCACTGGCGATTTCACTAGCATGGACTCTTCATTGGCTACAAACTTCTATTACTTTGCCACTGTGACCTGGGAAATGCTTGGCATCTTGGTGGCAGCTCTTTTCGTTTCGCCATTCATGatcatcattgccatcgTTCTTCTCGTCGCCTGTGCTTACTTCGCTCAACAATACATGGCTGCAGCACGAACTCTCAAGAGACTCGAATCCACCAACAAATCTCCTGTCATCTCTCACTTCGCGTCTTCGCTCAGCGGTCTATCAACCCTCAGAGCTTTCTCAAAGGCACCCGAATTTACCCAGCGGATATTCGCTCTTATTGATGACTGGGCAGCTTGCAGTTGGTACATCACCGCCTTTCGCATGTGGCTCATGATTCGCATCGGCATTACGGCCTCCATGTTTGCTGCCGTAATTGGCGTTTTCGTTGTTACTACGCCCAATATCGATG
This window contains:
- a CDS encoding ABC transporter domain-containing protein translates to MRLDYDPEYAVAGLAFLVALCSFPYLRRLRVITRAKNPQQDGLTYEDEDGAANEDSIARFSNKAQFIAIFVIALLAIALSCAAAIFTAVNHKFEPGYSGIPLLGSWWLFFAWILLFLQFLVASREVEPVTRFNSVTSSGRTCFLIIGIASITLNGIRGLYYVERDRHFITSILIWIQIGAAVALIGTIASIKRRPDVFGPDGRVVDSQRTLSLWSRYSFDWPMNVLRAAASEKFENSNLPAMDYTVRSENATASFKDIIFKGDRLPLWAHIMWKFRWRFIWMWGALLFTNFFDVAPAFANLQLLRHLETREHFDIIDPVAWKWVAAIVGATISSRLVDSRVMWSETADIVVPMRSTLTGMMYEKLMKMEDSLHIPKEESSDPDAKKADDGNEQEQQPNMRSQQDIVNMFSVDCDAIARFGSQSGQYVNCGGQFTIITIFLLYLVGWQSLCAGMLGILVLFPINRALASRYGGNQKILMKLRDKRSTIITEALQGIRQIKFSAIETQWTEKIENIREEELSMLWRTRINNIYMAIASEFTPIVLTSLSLATYSYINGTLLPSVAFTAITLFMFLEGIVGHIPLLLVTAINAKVSCDRIDKFFRAPNKTENVHPGPAVSFHDATVTFPFGSEDPTDDRFALRKINLDFPNGCLSVISGPTGSGKSLLLSAILGEAEVLSGYIQAPKAPAPEQRFDSKATAANWILPTAVCFISQTPWIENATIKNNVLFGLPFDPIRYEKVLDACALSRDLSLFEDGDETEVGAQGVTLSGGQKWRLTLARALYSRAGIMIIDDVFSALDAHVGKHVFANALLGELAKGRTRILVTHHSSLCLPRADYAVHLVNGVVEHSGSVEELRRTGILEHIIEADEAEEAHRDVNAKSTGQLATTPALDSTPKAKAAPKRLVEDEKREVGRVKTAVYAGYLKAFSGIPFWSFLILLFAIAQSLTLGRTYWIKIWASSYEQVDNTMHVMVYQYKKTLQTQFFSQPMDYANTTNAATSFQGETQARSLWFYLGVYCLISTISVLISVSRLYCVYTGSLRASRKIFQGILRSVLRAPLRWLDTVPTGRILNRFTGDFTSMDSSLATNFYYFATVTWEMLGILVAALFVSPFMIIIAIVLLVACAYFAQQYMAAARTLKRLESTNKSPVISHFASSLSGLSTLRAFSKAPEFTQRIFALIDDWAACSWYITAFRMWLMIRIGITASMFAAVIGVFVVTTPNIDASLAGFVLSFALNFGHAINWGISVSTQTELDMNATERIFEYQNLEIENQGGEEVRASWPEEGRIEVEKLEVGYAEGLPSILKGLSFTAERNQRIGIVGRTGGGKSTLSLALFRFLQTRSGSITIDGVDISKIKLSDLRTRLAIIPQDPFLFSGTIRTNLDPFGQFSDYELQKALMRVHLISSNPAPTATENDSDVNSALSLSSPVASGGSNLSQGQKQLLCLARAILSRPKVLLLDEATSAVDMETDRLIQDSIRQEFSDSTLLVIAHRLSTVVDFDRILVIKDGVTAEFGTPKELLEIEDGIFKEMISHSGEKDELVRLISAK